In Methanothermococcus thermolithotrophicus DSM 2095, one DNA window encodes the following:
- the nadC gene encoding carboxylating nicotinate-nucleotide diphosphorylase codes for MIREHGLKILKESLIYDVGFGDLTTETLIPKDQESDGVIKAKEEVVVCGLDFVIDFMESFEIECKPLIKEGETIKGDFLKIHGNTRTILTLERTVLNFLMHLSGIATKTRNIVEMVKTVNENVRVACTRKTLPGLSLLEKYAVSVGGGDTHRFRLDDMVMIKDNHIEAVGIEECFKKIKNLSFTKKVEIEVDTVEQLKEVLKYKPDIVLLDNFKPEEIGGALEILNKFEEDTNYRPLVEVSGGINEDNVLDYAKYDVDIISMGCLIHSARAVDISLDL; via the coding sequence ATGATAAGAGAACATGGTTTAAAGATATTGAAGGAGTCATTAATTTATGATGTTGGATTCGGTGACCTAACTACTGAAACACTAATTCCAAAGGATCAGGAATCAGACGGAGTAATAAAAGCTAAAGAAGAAGTGGTTGTATGCGGTCTTGATTTTGTTATTGATTTTATGGAATCTTTCGAGATAGAATGCAAACCACTTATAAAAGAAGGAGAAACGATAAAAGGGGATTTTTTAAAAATTCATGGAAATACGAGAACAATACTAACACTTGAAAGAACAGTTTTAAATTTTTTAATGCATCTATCGGGCATAGCTACAAAAACTCGTAATATTGTTGAAATGGTAAAAACCGTCAATGAAAACGTAAGAGTAGCATGTACAAGAAAGACTTTACCTGGATTATCGTTATTGGAAAAATATGCAGTCTCTGTTGGTGGGGGCGATACCCATAGATTCAGGCTTGATGACATGGTAATGATAAAAGACAACCATATTGAAGCAGTAGGTATTGAAGAATGCTTCAAAAAAATAAAAAATTTAAGTTTTACAAAAAAGGTTGAAATCGAAGTTGATACAGTTGAACAGCTCAAAGAAGTTCTTAAATATAAGCCAGATATAGTTCTTTTAGATAACTTCAAGCCTGAAGAAATTGGTGGAGCTCTTGAAATTCTAAATAAATTTGAAGAAGATACCAACTACAGGCCCTTAGTTGAAGTTAGTGGTGGAATAAACGAAGACAATGTTTTGGATTATGCCAAATATGACGTGGATATAATCTCAATGGGATGTTTAATACACTCTGCAAGAGCTGTGGATATTAGTTTGGATTTATAG
- a CDS encoding cupin domain-containing protein yields the protein MDKKVGHLEKLDVSELTKDINDDWKNFVVSEINDHVVRLSVLQRDFHWHLHKNSDEFFYVIEGKLFVDFEDRTEEIGPGQMITIPKNVRHRTRSNQRTVILCFESKDNDVTGDM from the coding sequence ATGGATAAAAAGGTCGGACATCTTGAAAAATTGGATGTGAGTGAGCTGACAAAAGATATCAATGATGATTGGAAGAATTTTGTTGTAAGCGAAATAAATGACCATGTTGTAAGATTGAGTGTTCTACAACGGGATTTCCACTGGCATCTTCACAAAAACAGCGACGAATTTTTTTATGTTATTGAGGGTAAACTGTTTGTCGATTTCGAAGATCGCACCGAAGAAATAGGTCCTGGACAGATGATTACCATTCCTAAAAACGTCAGGCATAGGACACGATCCAATCAACGAACTGTAATTTTATGTTTTGAATCGAAAGACAATGACGTTACAGGCGATATGTAA
- the serS gene encoding serine--tRNA ligase — MRFELDGRLIFSKELEEEAKKDIEEVLNNKEIFLKGVPKGKEEEASKVVDYNFEGKELKLKIVSGTYTRAHEGLIRLKKPIMEKIGRKHKIGIRDTAIDHYVITVPAEKEKMEGLKNIKVPECEVEFDEEGIKLVFENVGDSELKRNIIDRAIKFVKNELEKEEKDLTFEVCKIAPGTIVSEYKAKREIKFDKDPTEVAEQLGWVKKFPGRGQWFYTAPITKLFRAFEDLIIEECIEKIGFDECLFPKLIPLDVMYKMRYLEGLPEGMYYVCPPKREPEMFQEFVNEMMIKKEIPIPKLKNLLRDPGYVLAPAQCEPFYSFFDHEMVDVDKPMKFFDRSGWTYRWEGGGAKGLDRVNEFLRAECVWMGSPEFVEKVRDETLKYAEKLAEKLDLEYWTEVGDDPFYLEGRKKEDRGIDFPEVPKYEMRLLLPHVKDERKGVAVTSANVHGTHFVEGFGIKDFKGRKVWTGCTGYGLTRWVIGFLAQYGFDYEDWPELVKKKIKNFPEVPKLVTWP, encoded by the coding sequence ATGAGATTTGAATTGGATGGTAGACTTATATTTAGCAAAGAACTTGAAGAAGAAGCAAAGAAAGACATCGAAGAAGTATTGAACAATAAGGAGATATTTTTAAAAGGAGTTCCTAAAGGAAAAGAAGAGGAAGCTTCAAAAGTAGTGGATTATAACTTTGAAGGGAAAGAACTGAAGTTAAAAATAGTTTCAGGAACTTATACCAGAGCTCATGAAGGATTGATAAGATTAAAAAAACCGATAATGGAAAAAATAGGTAGAAAACACAAAATAGGTATAAGGGACACTGCAATAGACCACTATGTAATTACAGTACCTGCTGAAAAGGAAAAAATGGAAGGATTGAAGAATATTAAAGTCCCTGAATGTGAAGTAGAATTTGACGAAGAAGGAATAAAGTTAGTATTTGAAAATGTTGGAGACAGTGAATTAAAAAGAAATATCATTGATAGGGCTATAAAATTCGTTAAAAATGAACTTGAAAAAGAAGAAAAAGATTTAACATTTGAAGTCTGTAAAATAGCTCCTGGAACTATTGTAAGTGAGTATAAAGCTAAAAGAGAAATTAAATTTGATAAAGACCCGACAGAAGTTGCAGAACAGCTCGGATGGGTTAAGAAATTCCCAGGAAGAGGTCAGTGGTTCTACACCGCTCCAATAACAAAGTTATTTAGAGCATTTGAAGACCTCATTATAGAAGAATGTATTGAAAAAATTGGATTTGATGAATGTTTGTTCCCAAAGTTGATTCCTTTAGATGTAATGTACAAAATGAGATATTTAGAGGGATTACCTGAAGGGATGTACTACGTATGCCCTCCAAAGAGAGAGCCTGAAATGTTCCAAGAGTTTGTAAATGAAATGATGATTAAAAAAGAAATACCAATTCCAAAGTTAAAGAACCTCTTAAGGGATCCAGGTTATGTTCTGGCCCCTGCACAGTGTGAGCCATTCTATAGCTTCTTTGACCATGAGATGGTGGATGTTGACAAACCTATGAAGTTCTTTGATAGAAGTGGTTGGACCTACAGATGGGAAGGTGGGGGAGCCAAAGGTCTTGACAGAGTAAATGAGTTTTTAAGGGCAGAATGTGTTTGGATGGGTTCTCCAGAATTTGTTGAAAAAGTAAGGGATGAAACACTAAAGTATGCTGAAAAACTTGCAGAAAAATTGGATTTAGAATACTGGACTGAAGTCGGAGACGATCCATTCTACTTGGAAGGTAGAAAAAAAGAAGATAGAGGTATTGATTTCCCAGAAGTTCCAAAATACGAAATGAGACTCTTGCTACCTCACGTTAAAGACGAAAGAAAAGGTGTAGCTGTAACATCTGCAAATGTTCATGGAACACACTTTGTTGAAGGATTTGGAATTAAAGACTTTAAAGGAAGAAAAGTATGGACTGGATGTACAGGTTATGGTCTTACAAGATGGGTTATTGGGTTTTTAGCCCAATACGGATTTGATTATGAAGACTGGCCAGAATTGGTTAAGAAAAAAATTAAAAACTTCCCGGAAGTTCCTAAATTGGTAACTTGGCCATAA
- a CDS encoding CRISPR-associated helicase/endonuclease Cas3, producing MELISHPNPDYPLKKHLINTKNRALSKYNPPKLKYFNNVIIKDILKIICLSHDFGKTTTYFQKYIRNEKIEKKILKRHSEISFILANYIIKSYLVAKEVNNKYYQIFSLCVKNHHTSLSELIHDASIYDENILKKQFESLDFNFINGILGENNIPKLNCNFEELISEVEELEYLCDELKYETNDEMKTEMYYLYQYLFSLLISSDKEDAIFRQTSNNYPANSDTPLRISKTDGFSKIPTDIIDYIENKPKIKPIDHLRTEIFYKISNKVHNLDLNQKIYTLNAPTGIGKTLTIFNFALKLSNRIKTEKNIDMKIIYCLPFLSIIDQNYKVLNEVLKNPPSNILLKHHHLSDVVYRHEENGEENILDGDKSLHLIETWSSKIITTTFMQLFYSIFSNKNSDLKKFSSLSNSIIILDEIQSIPHKYWHLVNKIFKFLAGEYNIYFILTTATLPMIFDKNEYVELLDDKEHYFLNLNRIKMKIHNEPMDLTEFVDVLDEDINNNPDKDFLIVLNTIKSSKEVYDLLKEYSYENTEYYYLSANIYPKERLNRIEKINKNNKNNNRKIIVSTQLIEAGVDISVDIVYRDIAPLDSINQTAGRCNRHGEGTEKGSINIVKLINDNGHPFSRYIYNGALISKTEELLKNYDEIEEREFLNLSNCYFNKLKGYDDSSRELLETIKKFEYDKVPKNFKLIDEILQINLFVNVEDKSKEVYDEYERIKSINDPFKRKGEFLKIKKDFYQYIISVPKHAIKGKDTLIDENKNINVIDETYYDVETGFKVVEDNMLIL from the coding sequence ATGGAGCTTATATCTCATCCTAATCCTGACTATCCACTAAAAAAACATCTTATAAACACAAAAAATAGGGCATTATCTAAATACAATCCGCCAAAATTAAAATACTTTAATAATGTCATTATCAAGGATATTTTAAAAATAATATGCTTATCCCATGATTTTGGAAAGACTACAACCTATTTTCAAAAATATATAAGAAATGAGAAAATAGAGAAAAAGATATTAAAAAGACATTCGGAAATATCGTTTATTTTAGCAAACTACATTATAAAGAGTTATTTAGTGGCAAAAGAGGTAAATAACAAATACTACCAAATATTTTCATTATGTGTAAAAAATCATCATACCAGTTTATCGGAGCTCATACACGATGCTTCCATATATGATGAAAATATTTTAAAAAAACAGTTTGAATCATTAGATTTCAATTTTATAAACGGCATTTTAGGGGAAAATAATATCCCAAAATTGAATTGTAATTTTGAGGAACTTATTTCAGAAGTTGAAGAATTGGAGTATCTCTGTGATGAACTAAAATATGAAACCAACGATGAAATGAAAACCGAAATGTATTATTTGTATCAATATTTATTTTCTCTGTTAATATCATCTGATAAAGAGGATGCCATATTTAGACAAACTTCTAACAACTATCCAGCAAATTCAGACACTCCGTTAAGGATTTCGAAAACCGACGGTTTTAGTAAAATCCCAACTGATATTATTGATTATATTGAAAATAAACCTAAAATCAAACCAATAGACCACCTAAGAACAGAAATATTTTATAAAATTTCAAATAAAGTGCATAATTTAGATTTAAATCAAAAAATATACACATTAAATGCTCCAACAGGAATTGGAAAGACTCTTACTATTTTTAATTTTGCCCTAAAATTGTCAAATCGGATAAAAACTGAAAAAAACATCGATATGAAAATAATATACTGCCTTCCCTTTTTAAGCATTATTGACCAAAACTACAAAGTTTTAAATGAAGTTTTAAAAAATCCTCCTTCGAATATTCTTTTAAAACATCACCATCTGTCAGATGTGGTATATAGACATGAGGAAAATGGGGAAGAAAATATATTGGATGGAGATAAATCACTTCACTTAATAGAAACATGGAGCTCCAAAATAATTACAACAACATTTATGCAGTTGTTTTACAGTATATTTTCAAATAAAAACAGCGATTTAAAAAAGTTCAGCAGCTTATCTAACAGCATAATCATATTGGATGAAATACAGTCCATTCCTCACAAATACTGGCATTTAGTCAATAAAATATTTAAATTTTTGGCAGGGGAGTATAATATATATTTCATACTTACAACAGCCACGCTACCTATGATTTTTGATAAAAATGAATATGTGGAACTTCTTGACGACAAAGAACATTATTTCTTAAACTTAAACAGAATAAAAATGAAAATACATAATGAACCTATGGATTTAACTGAATTTGTAGATGTATTAGACGAAGACATAAACAACAATCCAGATAAAGATTTTTTAATAGTATTGAATACTATAAAATCATCAAAAGAAGTTTATGACTTATTAAAGGAATATAGCTATGAAAATACTGAATATTATTATTTATCCGCCAATATATATCCAAAGGAGCGTTTAAACCGTATTGAGAAGATTAATAAAAATAATAAAAACAATAACCGAAAAATCATAGTATCCACCCAATTAATCGAAGCAGGAGTGGATATAAGCGTTGATATCGTATATCGAGATATTGCACCATTGGATTCAATAAATCAAACTGCGGGGAGATGCAACAGACATGGGGAAGGAACAGAAAAGGGGAGTATAAACATAGTCAAACTAATCAATGATAATGGTCATCCATTCAGTAGGTATATTTATAACGGAGCTCTCATTTCAAAGACTGAGGAATTATTAAAAAACTATGATGAAATTGAAGAAAGGGAGTTTTTAAACCTTAGCAATTGTTATTTTAACAAATTGAAGGGATATGATGATTCATCGAGAGAGTTATTGGAAACTATTAAAAAGTTTGAGTACGATAAAGTTCCTAAAAACTTTAAGCTAATCGATGAAATACTTCAAATAAATCTGTTTGTAAATGTTGAAGATAAATCAAAAGAAGTATATGATGAATATGAGCGGATAAAAAGCATAAACGACCCATTTAAAAGAAAGGGGGAATTTTTAAAAATAAAAAAGGACTTTTATCAATACATAATATCCGTTCCCAAACATGCCATCAAAGGAAAGGATACTTTAATAGATGAAAATAAGAATATAAATGTGATTGATGAAACATATTATGACGTAGAAACCGGATTTAAGGTTGTTGAAGATAATATGTTAATACTATGA
- the cas5b gene encoding type I-B CRISPR-associated protein Cas5b, with the protein MKLIVFDIWGDYGHFKKIYTTTSPLSYDFPPKTSIYGILGAFLGLDKEDYLKHINKNTVKIALRIKNPIQKTNIALNLIDTKKGRVKGPGFNLINGRTQIRFEMLKNPKYRLYVHLTDEGLYSKLKKLLEQHKTVYIISLGLSELIANFEYIGEFEVEKKVSYNEYTLINSLIRRDNIINDDINLEIDREYLFSKIPNEMDENRITTEYIDIFYERNGEPISCKVKEYYPIPELKENITFI; encoded by the coding sequence ATGAAACTAATAGTTTTTGATATATGGGGGGACTATGGACATTTTAAAAAAATTTATACAACTACGAGCCCACTATCTTATGATTTTCCCCCAAAAACTTCAATATATGGCATATTGGGGGCATTTTTGGGATTGGATAAAGAGGACTATTTAAAGCATATAAATAAAAATACTGTAAAGATAGCCCTAAGAATAAAAAATCCCATACAAAAAACCAATATCGCCCTAAATCTAATTGATACAAAAAAAGGCAGGGTAAAAGGACCGGGTTTTAATCTAATAAATGGCAGAACACAAATACGATTTGAAATGCTTAAAAATCCAAAATATAGGTTGTATGTTCATTTAACGGATGAGGGACTATATTCAAAATTAAAGAAATTGTTGGAACAGCATAAAACAGTATATATTATATCGTTGGGACTATCGGAGCTCATAGCAAATTTTGAATATATAGGGGAGTTTGAGGTTGAGAAAAAAGTTTCCTATAATGAATACACGCTCATTAACTCATTAATTAGGCGAGATAATATAATAAATGATGATATTAATTTGGAAATAGATAGGGAGTATTTATTTTCAAAGATACCAAATGAGATGGATGAAAATAGAATAACCACGGAGTATATAGATATATTTTACGAACGAAATGGAGAACCAATAAGTTGCAAGGTTAAAGAGTATTACCCTATTCCAGAACTAAAAGAGAATATTACCTTTATTTAG
- a CDS encoding CRISPR-associated endonuclease Cas6 codes for MELKTMYCKLKTDRPLKKSQTSYLRGYILNKFNKCGYKELHNHSGGGFIYSYPKIQYKIMGGNAYLIGISEGVNILGSIVLDINKLELNHETYNVVDGYVSVKSEELGVCDDLKKYKFVSPWVALNEKNYLDYKKLNENERKEKLERILVGNLLSMSKYLNYTVNKRIEANILRYSEIPVKYKGNKFIGFFGEFEVNFNIPNLFGIGGKVSKGFGSVVPL; via the coding sequence ATGGAATTAAAAACAATGTATTGTAAATTAAAGACAGATAGACCATTAAAAAAGTCTCAAACTTCTTATTTGAGGGGATATATATTAAATAAGTTCAATAAATGTGGTTATAAAGAACTGCACAACCACAGCGGGGGTGGATTTATATACTCTTATCCTAAAATTCAGTACAAAATAATGGGTGGTAATGCCTATCTAATAGGAATATCTGAGGGAGTAAATATTTTAGGAAGTATAGTGCTTGATATTAACAAATTAGAATTGAATCATGAAACTTATAATGTTGTTGATGGATATGTATCAGTAAAATCTGAGGAGCTAGGGGTATGTGACGATTTAAAAAAATATAAGTTTGTATCCCCTTGGGTTGCTTTAAATGAGAAAAATTATTTGGATTACAAAAAATTAAATGAGAATGAACGGAAAGAAAAACTTGAAAGAATATTGGTGGGAAATTTATTATCAATGAGTAAATACTTAAACTACACAGTTAATAAAAGAATAGAAGCAAATATTTTAAGATATAGTGAAATTCCAGTCAAATACAAAGGAAACAAATTTATTGGATTTTTTGGTGAATTTGAAGTTAATTTTAATATCCCAAATCTGTTTGGAATCGGGGGAAAGGTATCAAAAGGTTTTGGCTCAGTGGTGCCATTATAA
- a CDS encoding Rpp14/Pop5 family protein, whose amino-acid sequence MLKTLPPTLREKKRYIGFEIIYQNELSSNEVVGIVRNAIINYYGAWGCSKANPWLIDYTHPKGILRVSRDEVDYVKASLILLSEYRHLPINIRILGVSGSIKKVRAKFLKVPHEEYYKVIQRIKRKRKGDQ is encoded by the coding sequence ATGCTTAAAACACTTCCCCCAACATTAAGGGAGAAAAAGAGATACATCGGATTTGAAATCATTTATCAGAATGAATTATCCAGCAATGAAGTTGTAGGAATTGTGAGAAATGCCATCATTAATTATTATGGTGCTTGGGGCTGTTCAAAAGCAAATCCTTGGTTAATTGATTATACCCATCCAAAAGGAATTCTAAGAGTTTCCCGTGATGAAGTAGATTACGTTAAAGCATCCCTTATACTCCTAAGTGAATACAGACATTTACCAATAAATATAAGAATCTTGGGAGTTTCAGGTTCTATAAAAAAAGTCAGAGCAAAGTTTTTAAAAGTTCCTCATGAGGAATACTATAAAGTAATACAGAGAATAAAGAGAAAAAGAAAGGGAGACCAATAA
- the aksF gene encoding homoisocitrate dehydrogenase, with product MRKIPKICVIEGDGVGKEVVPETVRILKEIGDFEFINAEAGLECLKKYGDAIPEETIQTAKECDAVLFGAITTPKPTELKDKTYRSPILTLRKELDLYANVRPIYNFYENQRFSNPVGGAKHFCSDNNIDFVIVRENTEGLYSKREYYNEEGEFAVAERIISKKGSERIIKFAFDYAVKNNRKKVSCIHKSNVLRITDGLFLEIFNNIGLEYNKKFNMEFNDYLVDATAMYIIKNPQMFDVMVTTNLFGDILSDEASALIGGLGMAPSANIGDKSGLFEPVHGSAPDIAGKGIANPIGTILSAAMMLDYLDMKKKGDLLRAAVKSLLEKGFVTPDLGGSLKTSEVTDKIIEHIHKI from the coding sequence ATGAGAAAGATTCCTAAAATTTGCGTAATTGAAGGAGATGGCGTCGGTAAGGAAGTGGTGCCTGAAACAGTTAGAATTTTAAAAGAAATTGGCGATTTCGAATTTATAAATGCAGAGGCCGGACTGGAATGCCTTAAAAAGTATGGAGATGCCATACCTGAAGAAACCATTCAAACTGCAAAAGAATGTGATGCAGTACTTTTTGGAGCTATAACGACACCAAAACCAACCGAATTAAAGGATAAAACATACAGGAGTCCAATCCTAACACTTAGAAAAGAGCTGGATTTATATGCAAATGTAAGGCCGATATATAATTTTTACGAAAATCAAAGATTTTCGAATCCAGTAGGTGGAGCGAAACATTTTTGTTCAGATAATAATATCGATTTTGTTATTGTAAGGGAAAACACCGAAGGTCTTTATTCAAAAAGAGAATATTACAACGAAGAAGGAGAATTTGCAGTTGCTGAGAGGATTATTTCTAAAAAGGGAAGCGAAAGAATTATAAAATTCGCATTTGATTATGCAGTAAAAAACAACAGAAAAAAAGTTTCCTGCATTCATAAATCAAATGTTCTACGAATAACGGATGGATTATTTTTAGAAATATTTAATAACATCGGGTTAGAATACAATAAAAAGTTTAATATGGAATTCAACGATTATTTGGTAGATGCAACAGCAATGTACATAATAAAAAATCCACAGATGTTTGATGTAATGGTTACTACCAACTTATTTGGGGATATTCTATCTGATGAAGCTTCCGCACTAATTGGTGGACTTGGAATGGCTCCATCGGCAAATATTGGTGATAAGAGTGGATTATTTGAACCGGTTCATGGTTCAGCTCCAGACATTGCAGGAAAGGGAATTGCAAATCCAATTGGAACAATTTTAAGTGCTGCAATGATGTTAGACTATTTGGATATGAAGAAAAAAGGAGATTTATTGAGAGCTGCTGTAAAATCACTCCTGGAAAAAGGATTTGTAACTCCAGACTTGGGCGGAAGTTTAAAAACTTCTGAAGTAACCGATAAAATAATTGAGCATATACATAAAATTTAA
- the cofG gene encoding 7,8-didemethyl-8-hydroxy-5-deazariboflavin synthase subunit CofG → MATMNRDEAIEFLNSKSPNEILEKLNLINNLETDKEKYVTYSKNVFIPLCDWCRNICGYCTFRKENYKLMKKEEVKKILLEGDKYQCREALFTFGEGVDENKKVKEELKKMGYSGILEYLYDLEDWCLSNTDLLPHTNCGVISYDELKTLREVNASMGLMLETSSERLMETIAHKDSPGKDPKKRIELIENAGKLKIPFTTGILIGIGETIEERVDSILKIKEIYKKYGHIQEVIIQNFRSKKGIPMENFNEPSPLEMLKTIIVAKLILKDISIQVPPNLNKETGQLFLLAGIDDWGGVSPLTKDYVNPEAPWPEIDELKKFTAELGFQLKERLPVYEKYINEEWLDSRIYEKIMSKK, encoded by the coding sequence ATGGCAACAATGAATCGAGATGAAGCTATTGAATTTTTAAATTCAAAGTCCCCAAATGAAATTTTAGAAAAGCTAAATCTAATAAATAATCTTGAAACGGACAAAGAAAAATATGTTACTTATTCAAAGAACGTTTTTATTCCACTTTGTGATTGGTGTAGAAACATCTGTGGGTACTGTACATTCAGAAAAGAAAATTACAAACTCATGAAAAAAGAAGAAGTTAAAAAAATACTCTTAGAAGGGGATAAATACCAATGTAGAGAGGCATTATTCACCTTTGGAGAAGGGGTTGATGAAAACAAAAAAGTAAAGGAAGAACTAAAAAAAATGGGTTATTCTGGGATTTTAGAATATCTGTACGATTTGGAAGATTGGTGTCTGAGTAATACAGATTTATTGCCACATACCAACTGTGGAGTGATTTCATACGATGAGTTAAAAACTCTAAGGGAAGTAAACGCTTCAATGGGACTTATGCTTGAAACTTCAAGTGAAAGGTTGATGGAAACAATTGCCCATAAGGATAGTCCTGGAAAGGATCCAAAAAAAAGAATTGAATTAATTGAAAATGCAGGAAAATTAAAAATCCCATTTACCACCGGAATATTGATAGGTATTGGAGAAACTATTGAAGAAAGGGTAGATTCAATATTAAAAATAAAAGAGATTTACAAAAAATACGGGCATATTCAGGAAGTTATAATCCAAAATTTCAGGTCAAAAAAAGGTATCCCAATGGAAAACTTTAATGAACCTTCACCTTTGGAAATGTTAAAGACAATAATTGTTGCAAAATTGATTTTAAAGGATATTTCGATTCAGGTTCCACCTAACTTAAATAAGGAAACAGGCCAGTTGTTTTTACTTGCAGGAATAGATGACTGGGGCGGAGTCTCACCATTGACAAAAGACTACGTAAACCCAGAAGCTCCATGGCCAGAAATTGATGAGTTAAAAAAATTTACAGCGGAGCTCGGATTCCAGTTAAAGGAAAGGCTTCCAGTTTATGAAAAATACATAAACGAAGAATGGCTTGATAGTAGAATTTATGAAAAAATAATGAGTAAAAAATAA
- the cas7b gene encoding type I-B CRISPR-associated protein Cas7/Csh2: MSNTESNGINRSELIFLYDVQYANPNGDPLDDNKPRIDPSTGINLVSDVRLKRTIRDYLNEFKGEEIFVREIEDDEGNIQDAKLRAEDFLYDENNNKIDKSNLKLNEMKEIMKNNILNSCIDVRLFGGTIPIELKKNKGGSITLTGPVQFRFGKSLHKVEPMFIKGTGAFASGKDKGQKTFREEYVVPYSLISFYGIINENAAKHTNLSKEDIDKLIDAVWNGTKNLISRSKMGQTPRLLIKVNYKENNYHIGDLDKCLAIKSDVKDEEIRSSDDYEIDMTKLIDILLKNKDKIENVEYVWDDRLKLTYNGEEFKFNVDGIEFKEIVI, encoded by the coding sequence ATGAGCAATACTGAATCAAATGGCATAAACAGAAGTGAATTAATATTTTTATACGATGTCCAATATGCAAATCCAAATGGGGACCCATTGGATGATAACAAGCCAAGAATTGACCCATCAACTGGAATAAATTTAGTAAGTGATGTTAGATTAAAAAGAACTATCAGGGACTATTTAAATGAATTTAAAGGGGAGGAAATATTTGTAAGGGAAATTGAAGACGATGAAGGTAATATTCAAGATGCAAAGTTGAGGGCTGAGGACTTCCTGTATGATGAAAATAACAATAAAATTGATAAATCAAATCTAAAACTAAATGAAATGAAAGAAATAATGAAGAATAACATTTTAAACAGCTGTATCGATGTTAGACTTTTTGGGGGTACAATACCTATTGAATTAAAGAAAAACAAGGGAGGTTCTATTACACTTACAGGACCTGTTCAGTTTAGATTTGGGAAGTCTCTCCACAAAGTAGAGCCAATGTTTATAAAGGGGACTGGAGCATTTGCATCTGGAAAGGATAAAGGACAAAAAACTTTTAGGGAAGAATATGTCGTTCCATACTCTTTAATATCATTTTATGGAATAATAAATGAAAATGCCGCAAAACATACCAATCTATCAAAAGAAGACATAGATAAACTTATTGATGCAGTATGGAATGGGACAAAAAACCTAATTAGCAGAAGTAAAATGGGACAAACTCCAAGGTTATTAATTAAAGTGAATTACAAGGAAAACAACTACCATATTGGAGATTTGGACAAATGCTTAGCTATTAAATCCGATGTCAAAGACGAGGAAATTAGGAGCTCCGATGACTATGAAATTGACATGACAAAATTAATTGATATTCTACTGAAAAATAAAGATAAAATTGAAAATGTTGAATACGTATGGGATGATAGATTAAAACTAACTTACAACGGTGAGGAGTTTAAATTCAATGTCGATGGAATTGAGTTTAAAGAAATTGTTATTTAA